Proteins from a single region of Hermetia illucens chromosome 3, iHerIll2.2.curated.20191125, whole genome shotgun sequence:
- the LOC119651072 gene encoding uncharacterized protein LOC119651072 isoform X1, whose translation MSRLPDNDNIRNDIYENLPCQAMFNESVRKIKTNESIVLNNCNQNKKSNLPKELLYAAPLRKSDRYKSGERSRYKVHNEATDKSEKVYNVEYKLINKDNVGLKNSTNGSAPGLGVSAIKTTTNGGIPVCDAGQESSLEDRRILNFLKDTTQVQRKVDMGKDCPNASFSCLAREEHFANLVQQNFTTEPSASNSQTVNTDSDSGIASGINKNYLDDPEQPRDNLESTENLEEYMDKKQSPDKEVNGFVGSPLSHQFRTANVYINREWALKKIALCLEQRTTGKKPIPGIAGSSKITDEAAASSSAFVSRAGGSQTNASSSYHGCLILGSNGSGKTSICQSIMNGNSGTRGLLNRKLLSCYFVNSQNPDCHSLSLFIRSIVLQILSHSSLITKEKLDSIMDGKENGMGENPETESQTNVHENIEELLIAELTLDDKPDAEQGAAASSKKSIIRQKSAPSPEKQCSDSDAVMKNAYSTHPPASSKSSTEKNKNANDGECTEKQKPQEDGQDCSSNVENSDSSSKPKSSPSKKSKIPVAISNRVPKSNNAIQQGGGEDIADVMGDELKNAIEAEINDDSCIPEVEGTIQEPLSADTKDLAPIIPSAPSQDLLQFSPKSPKALGPNIIPPPLPKSKSCRTVIADGFYEMILSNPEIFECLNVDNIEKNPDECFKKALLFPLLELTPPRNALLLLIDSIDENYINEGNLISTLKGRCSAQKSRNIAELLSNHIHLFPKWLFLVATTKKQNKHITKMFSGFKKITLDDLRKSHVVKDVQEYIINRLNSDFKGTINLTKEIIESLHQLYIKSNGCILYLEKVLDGIKDNFFSFREIKLIPCTLNGLYLYICQKSFNKKQYSKIRPILNILLASTGLVDKLFVFNCLRTHNYTIDIEEFEKRLDLMRNILTFYQSGEKMKIFHNSFADWLVDVKFSTKKFLCDVNEGHVMISMFYTLVSETLCPNSVRRFVYHLIKSGEYLVSKSINLDLMLLLLESRVNLNDCFYTNLLNCCSVCEEEFKSNENFLVKTRNMIERFLMNELNDEFSTFLCDFFKPNLPTDAKTLKLLIETGINNAESQPSCDSSLNSPEFSEKSQNIDCELADLLISTEKSCQQEIQRPKSSSDRSEPQQPTDSIQDEIALHQISESHRIEMHKGKALVHILANEGNHVLLERALNACKGPIDLEIEDYNGQTALNIAARNGHLDVVKLLLSFQQPASDGSGRILCVDVNHADRDGWTPLRSASWGGHTDVVKLLIAHQGCMIDLADKEGRTALRAAAWSGHEDILKILIEAGADVNSVDRQGRTSLIAASYMGHYDIVEILLENGANVNHLDLDGRSALCVAALCGSSGYSKVISTLLEHGANTDQLDNDGMSPLLVSSFEGNSEICELLLENGADPDLADFMGRTPLWAACTAGHASVVKLLLFWGCGIDCMDSEGRTVLSIAAAQGNVETVRQLLDRGLDETHRDNVGWTPLHYSAFEGFHEVCVQLLESGAKIDECDNEGKTALHLAAQEGRQACVQALLEIHNAFVDQKAHDGKTAFRLACLEGHIDCIQTLLKFGCDVNCKDADSRTTLYILALENKLEIVKYLLDVTDIDVNIPDSEGRTALHVAAWQGHTDMVKLLVTLGNADVNAMDLECRTPLHSCAWQGNNEVMEILLYFGAIPDHACKQGATALGISAQEGHEKCVSILLKYGANPYKSDHCGRTPMKLAAKSSRNNILKIFDSYTKTDESNIEPRLHPNLLRSPDNPPERSPGFLMAQPPHQTNHLGPNNNIPPSVLNASNSTHSSNFYENTMQSDNSSLQKRKSIISSQSTGSSNEAPLSFTQQLQRHTKLNSRNNPFVQASPVVTNKRSKGHHKHSQMLPDLDEYQINLASNATTNEADMFDMECMSPLYATPPHSPSSELSSPGQLPSHLTFEEIGGVSGYTSKPIANADHHFARDTHMRIILGNNKESNHSSKSKRSGIATNPAVRMIRSRFDSAAQLIRRTNNILNITSNSNQGSSSIGVKSGTFQWRKESQM comes from the exons ATGTCACGGTTACCTGATAATGATAACATACGGAACGACATTTACGAGAACTTGCCTTGTCAAGCAATGTTCAATGAATCCGTTCGCAAAATCAAAACTAACGAGTCGATAGTACTAAACAATTGCAATCAAAATAAGAAATCCAATTTACCCAAAGAACTACTCTACGCTGCTCCCCTACGCAAATCCGATCGGTACAAAAGCGGTGAACGTAGCCGTTACAAAGTACACAATGAAGCAACCGATAAATCAGAGAAGGTATACAATGTTGAGTATAAGCTAATAAATAAGGATAATGTAGGATTGAAAAATTCAACGAACGGCTCTGCTCCAGGATTGGGGGTATCCGCAATAAAAACCACCACTAATGGGGGAATTCCAGTTTGCGATGCGGGACAAGAAAGCAGCCTAGAAGATCGTAGAATATTGAACTTTTTGAAAGATACaactcaagttcaaaggaaagTTGACATGGGAAAAGACTGTCCCAATGCGAGTTTTTCTTGTTTGGCACGGGAAGAGCATTTCGCTAATTTAGTACAACAGAATTTCACAACAGAACCAAGTGCTAGTAACAGTCAGACAGTCAACACAGACTCAGATTCAGGTATAGCATCAGGTATAAACAAAAATTACCTGGATGATCCTGAACAACCAAGAGATAACCTTGAATCCACAGAGAACCTAGAGGAGTACATGGATAAGAAACAATCCCCAGACAAAGAAGTCAATGGGTTTGTCGGGTCTCCATTAAGCCACCAATTTCGTACTGCAAACGTTTATATAAACCGAGAGTGGGCACTCAAAAAGATTGCTCTATGCCTAGAACAACGAACTACTGGAAAGAAACCAATCCCCGGAATAGCTGGTTCTTCGAAAATAACAGATGAAGCAGCAGCCTCTAGCTCTGCCTTTGTGAGTAGAGCGGGTGGATCACAAACTAACGCAAGCTCATCCTATCATGGCTGTTTGATTCTCGGTTCAAATGGATCCGGGAAAACATCGATATGCCAAAGCATCATGAACGGCAATTCTGGAACACGGGGCCTTCTCAATCGAAAACTGCTTAGTTGCTATTTTGTGAACTCACAGAATCCGGATTGTCATAGTTTAAGTTTGTTTATTCGAAGTATTGTATTACAGATACTAAGCCATTCGAGCCTAATTACAAAAGAGAAGCTAGACAGCATTATGGACGGCAAAGAAAACGGAATGGGAGAGAATCCAGAAACTGAAAGTCAAACTAATGTGCACGAAAATATTGAAGAATTGTTGATAGCCGAACTGACACTGGACGATAAACCTGATGCCGAACAAGGTGCAGCTGCCAGCAGCAAGAAATCAATCATTCGGCAGAAATCAGCTCCATCCCCAGAGAAGCAATGTTCGGATTCAGATGCTGTAATGAAGAACGCTTATTCGACGCACCCACCCGCTTCATCAAAATCTTCTACGGAGAAAAACAAAAACGCCAATGATGGTGAATGTACTGAAAAACAAAAGCCACAAGAAGACGGCCAAGATTGTTCCTCGAATGTTGAGAACAGTGACAGTTCTAGTAAGCCTAAATCAAGTCCtagtaaaaaatcaaaaatcccTGTTGCCATCAGTAATAGAGTTCCTAAAAGCAATAATGCAATTCAACAAGGGGGCGGTGAAGATATTGCTGATGTTATGGGTGATGAGCTGAAAAATGCTATTGAAGCCGAAATCAATGACGATTCATGCATTCCAGAAGTGGAAGGAACGATTCAAGAGCCGCTAAGTGCTGATACGAAAGACCTAGCGCCAATAATACCTTCAGCTCCTTCGCAAGATCTCTtacaattttcaccaaaatctCCAAAAGCTTTAGGACCGAATATAATTCCTCCACCTTTACCAAAATCTAAAAGCTGTCGAACTGTAATAGCTGACGGATTCTACGAGATGATTCTCAGTAATCCTGAAATATTTGAATGCCTAAACGTGGATAATATCGAGAAAAATCCAGATGAATGCTTCAAAAAGGCATTATTGTTCCCATTATTGGAACTCACTCCACCTCGCAACGCGTTGCTTTTGTTGATCGATTCGATTGATGAAAATTATATTAACGAAGGTAATCTTATTTCCACACTGAAAGGACGTTGTTCAGCTCAAAAAAGTCGAAACATCGCTGAGTTGCTATCAAATCACATACATCTGTTTCCGAAATGGCTTTTCTTGGTAGCTACAACTAAAAAGCAGAATAAACACATCACTAAAATGTTCTCAGGATTCAAGAAGATTACTCTGGATGACTTGAGAAAGAGTCACGTCGTAAAGGACGTCCAGGAGTATATCATAAATAGATTGAATTCAGACTTCAAAGGAACAATCAATTTGACTAAGGAGATTATTGAAAGTCTACATCAGTTATACATAAAATCGAACGGATGCATTCTttatctagagaaagtgttggACGGGATCAAGGATAATTTCTTCTCCTTTAGGGAGATAAAGCTTATCCCCTGTACCTTGAATGGACTGTATCTGTATATTTGTCAGAAATCGTTCAATAAGAAACAATATTCGAAAATTCGTCCAATTCTCAATATACTTCTGGCTTCGACTGGTCTCGTTGACAAGTTATTCGTGTTCAACTGCTTAAGGACTCATAACTACACCATTGACATTGAAGAATTCGAAAAACGTCTAGACTTGATGCGAAACATTCTTACCTTCTATCAGAGCGgagagaaaatgaaaatttttcacaATTCATTCGCTGATTGGCTAGTCGACGTGAAATTCTCAACTAAAAAGTTCTTGTGTGATGTCAACGAAGGACACGTCATGATTTCTATGTTCTACACACTCGTTAGTGAAACTTTGTGCCCCAATAGCGTTCGTCGATTCGTCTATCATTTGATAAAATCGGGAGAATATTTGGTTAGCAAAAGCATTAATCTGGACCTCATGCTTTTACTATTGGAGTCGCGAGTAAACTTGAATGACTGCTTCTATACGAACTTGTTGAACTGCTGTTCGGTTTGCGAGGAAGAATTCAAAAGCAATGAAAATTTCTTAGTCAAAACCCGAAATATGATTGAGAGATTTTTAATGAATGAACTCAACGACGAGTTTTCGACGTTCTTGTGTGATTTCTTCAAGCCGAACCTGCCGACCGATGCAAAAACTTTGAAACTGCTCATTGAAACCGGAATAAATAATGCTGAAAGCCAG CCATCCTGTGATTCATCCTTAAATTCACCTGAATTTTCCGAAAAATCACAAAACATCGATTGCGAACTCGCTGACCTTCTTATTTCAACTGAAAAGAGTTGTCAGCAAGAAATTCAACGACCGAAAAGCTCGTCAGATAGAAGCGAGCCACAACAGCCCACAGATAGTATTCAAGATGAAATAGCTCTGCATCAGATATCCGAGTCACATCGCATTGAAATGCACAAAGGCAAAGCACTCGTCCACATTCTAGCAAATGAAGGAAATCATGTCCTCCTTGAACGTGCTTTGAATGCATGCAAAGGGCCTATCGATCTCGAAATCGAGGATTACAATGGACAAACAGCTTTGAATATTGCAGCTCGTAATGGACACTTGGATGTTGTCAAGCTGCTTCTTAGTTTCCAACAGCCAGCATCCGATGGAAGCGGTCGGATTCTGTGTGTTGATGTTAACCACGCTGATCGCGATGGATGGACTCCGCTTCGGTCAGCTTCCTGGGGAGGTCATACCGATGTCGTGAAGCTTTTGATTGCTCATCAAGGGTGTATGATTGATCTTGCCGACAAAGAAGGACGTACCGCGTTAAGAGCTGCTGCCTGGAGCGGACATGAAGACATTTTGAAAATCCTAATTGAAGCTGGAGCTGATGTGAACTCAGTTGACAGACAAGGAAGGACTTCCCTCATTGCCGCTTCATATATGGGACACTACGATATAGTTGAAATCCTTTTGGAAAACGGAGCAAACGTAAATCATCTAGATTTAGATGGAAGAAGTGCTCTCTGTGTGGCTGCTCTATGCGGCTCTTCAGGATATAGTAAAGTTATCTCAACGCTCCTCGAACATGGTGCCAATACTGATCAGCTTGATAACGACGGCATGTCGCCCTTGTTGGTCAGCTCTTTCGAAGGCAATTCTGAAATCTGCGAGCTTCTTTTAGAAAACGGTGCAGACCCTGATCTCGCTgacttcatgggaagaaccccATTGTGGGCTGCATGCACTGCCGGACATGCATCTGTTGTGAAGCTTCTCTTATTTTGGGGATGTGGCATCGATTGCATGGATTCTGAGGGACGAACTGTCTTAAGCATCGCAGCAGCACAAG GAAACGTTGAAACCGTCCGACAACTGCTTGACCGCGGGCTTGATGAAACGCATCGCGACAATGTTGGGTGGACTCCTCTTCACTACTCAGCTTTTGAAGGATTCCATGAAGTGTGCGTGCAACTTCTTGAGTCTGGTGCGAAAATCGATGAATGCGATAATGAAGGAAAGACTGCCCTGCATCTAGCCGCTCAAGAAGGACGACAGGCGTGTGTACAGGCTTTGCTGGAAATCCATAATGCATTTGTTGATCAAAAGGCTCATGATGGAAAAACAGCGTTTCGATTAGCTTGTCTAGAAG GCCACATCGATTGTATCCAAACCCTTTTGAAATTCGGCTGTGATGTTAATTGTAAGGATGCAGACTCGAGAACTACACTCTACATTTTGGCGCTtgaaaataaattagaaatCGTTAAGTACCTGCTCGATGTAACAGATATCGATGTTAACATTCCAGACAGTGAGGGTAGGACAGCGTTGCATGTCGCTGCTTGGCAAGGTCATACAGATATGGTTAAGCTTCTGGTTACATTAG gaaatgctgatgtaaatgctatGGATCTCGAATGTAGAACGCCTCTTCACTCTTGTGCATGGCAGGGTAACAATGAAGTTATGGAAATTCTCCTGTACTTCGGAGCTATACCGGATCATGCATGCAAACAAGGTGCTACAGCACTAGGAATCTCTGCTCAGGAAGGCCATGAAAAGTGCGTTTCAATCCTTTTAAAATACGGAGCGAACCCTTACAAATCTGATCATTGTGGTCGGACCCCTATGAAACTAGCTGCGAAATCAAGTCGTAATAACATTCTCAAAATCTTCGACTCGTATACGAAAA CAGAtgaatcaaatattgaacccagGCTACATCCAAACCTACTTCGATCACCTGATAATCCGCCCGAAAGGTCACCAGGCTTCCTGATGGCCCAACCACCACATCAGACGAATCATTTGGGACCGAATAACAACATACCGCCGAGTGTTTTGAATGCATCGAATTCGACACATAGTAGCAACTTCTACGAGAATACAATGCAATCGGATAATAGCAGCTTACAGAAAAGGAAAAGTATTATTTCTAGTCAGTCTACCGGTAGTAGCAATGAG gcGCCGCTATCGTTTACGCAACAACTCCAGCGTCATACAAAGTTGAATTCACGCAATAATCCGTTTGTGCAAGCATCTCCGGTTGTTACAAATAAACGCTCAAAAGGACACCATAAGCATTCTCAAATGCTACCTGATTTGGATGAATATCAGATAAATTTAG cCTCAAATGCGACAACGAACGAAGCCGATATGTTTGATATGGAATGCATGTCACCACTATATGCCACACCACCTCATTCGCCTAGTAGTGAATTGAGTTCACCTGGACAATTGCCCTCGCACCTCACCTTTGAGGAAATTGGCGGCGTAAGCGGATACACATCGAAACCGATAGCGAATGCTGATCATCACTTTGCTCGTGACACTCACATGCGAATAATTCTTGGAAATAACAAAGAAAGCAATCATTCAAG TAAATCAAAACGAAGTGGCATTGCAACCAATCCGGCCGTACGAATGATTCGTAGCCGTTTCGATTCGGCAGCACAATTGATCCGACGTACAAACAACATTCTCAATATAACATCGAATAGCAATCAGGGATCGTCGAGTATTGGTGTTAAATCGGGAACGTTTCAGTGGCGAAAAGAAAGTCAAATGTAA